One part of the Chryseobacterium sp. 7 genome encodes these proteins:
- a CDS encoding MarC family protein — translation MEIFDGFSIKEIVTSFMVLFAVIDIIGSVPIIVSLQQKFGQIEAGKAAITAGLIMIVFLFVGNKILKLIGVDVNSFAIAGAFVIFVIALEMILGIEINKTTEAKAASIVPIAFPLVAGAGTLTTALSLRAEFHDINIIFGIVLNTIFVYLVLKSAKWLEKKIGDATLMILQKVFGIILLAISIKLFTANFAQLVQNYINF, via the coding sequence ATGGAAATTTTTGATGGTTTCTCTATTAAAGAGATCGTTACCAGCTTCATGGTTCTTTTCGCCGTTATTGATATCATCGGCTCGGTTCCTATTATCGTAAGCCTTCAACAGAAGTTTGGACAGATTGAAGCCGGAAAGGCGGCAATCACTGCAGGTCTTATTATGATTGTGTTCCTGTTCGTAGGAAATAAAATTCTTAAGCTTATTGGAGTAGACGTAAATTCTTTCGCTATTGCCGGAGCTTTTGTGATTTTTGTCATAGCCCTGGAGATGATTTTAGGGATTGAAATTAATAAAACAACCGAAGCAAAGGCTGCATCCATTGTACCCATCGCATTTCCACTGGTAGCAGGAGCTGGAACGCTAACTACTGCGCTGTCTCTTAGAGCTGAATTTCATGATATTAATATTATCTTCGGAATTGTTCTTAATACAATTTTCGTATATTTGGTGCTGAAATCTGCGAAATGGCTGGAGAAGAAAATTGGGGATGCTACTTTAATGATCCTTCAGAAAGTTTTCGGAATCATCCTTTTGGCAATTTCAATTAAATTATTCACTGCAAATTTTGCCCAATTAGTGCAGAATTATATTAATTTTTAA
- a CDS encoding BatD family protein: MQHKLIYILLTLASVITYGQVNLTLDADKSEYAGKDIVNLTIVLELNGTDLVQQTGLQLPDLSKFNIIGSGSVTNTVIDPATNTLITQKVSRIALEPKKKGKIKIGSVLVTVNNKIYKTEPFDVNIRDIVDKRSLAANTSNDVYLNMEIDDRDVYQDQPTIAVLRVYSKNMDNLRKVKNIHLPQQDNINVHPINFEKSEIDPSGYGNMPSQVLAMFMVFPNEAGYVEVPGVSAAVSSYSNKTKIVSNKVKINVRKLPEGAPECFKNAVGNFNVNVYNASKEKPEAKKPLNVVVKVSGEGNLPDMELPKIAASPDYEVFAPKITTKVSPGTTGMKGEILANYVIIPNKSGAISIKTEQFAFFDPSSKEYVDLGQKTLAVNAFSHDQILEARSTVEKVNEYTNNLLETVNTPVLKTTSFKVKEKSKFHWNILLTNIAILLSLFIAYLLFKNWQKKRTLVRETVPSKPLGSVAETEKEIRELMKTDINDYFGYLENLKDNGEYEKFFVTFEELDQEVRSQYFQGSPMEFKTFLEKHKGSSVAEDYSKLQQKVQMEKYNPVKSTDALEELLKTIVNLYSQISK; encoded by the coding sequence ATGCAGCACAAATTGATTTACATATTGCTTACCCTTGCATCCGTAATTACTTACGGACAGGTAAATCTTACTCTGGATGCTGATAAATCTGAGTATGCAGGGAAAGACATTGTAAACCTTACCATTGTTCTTGAACTTAATGGAACTGACCTTGTACAGCAGACTGGTCTTCAGCTTCCGGATCTTTCAAAATTTAATATTATAGGAAGCGGATCTGTTACCAATACGGTAATTGACCCCGCTACCAATACTTTAATTACCCAAAAAGTTTCCAGAATTGCCCTTGAACCTAAGAAAAAAGGGAAAATAAAAATAGGATCAGTTCTGGTTACCGTCAATAATAAAATTTACAAAACAGAACCTTTTGATGTTAATATCCGTGATATTGTAGACAAAAGGTCGCTGGCTGCCAATACATCCAATGATGTCTACCTGAATATGGAGATTGATGACCGGGATGTGTATCAGGATCAGCCTACTATTGCTGTTCTCAGAGTGTATTCCAAAAACATGGATAACCTGAGAAAAGTAAAAAATATTCATCTTCCTCAACAGGATAACATCAATGTACATCCTATCAATTTTGAAAAATCGGAGATAGATCCGTCCGGATACGGAAATATGCCTTCACAGGTATTGGCTATGTTTATGGTATTTCCTAATGAAGCGGGATATGTGGAAGTACCGGGGGTATCAGCTGCTGTAAGTTCTTATTCTAATAAAACCAAGATTGTTTCCAACAAAGTAAAAATCAATGTAAGAAAGCTTCCGGAAGGAGCTCCGGAGTGTTTCAAAAATGCAGTTGGAAACTTCAATGTAAACGTATACAATGCATCCAAAGAAAAGCCGGAAGCCAAAAAACCGCTGAATGTTGTAGTAAAAGTTTCGGGTGAAGGGAATTTACCGGATATGGAACTTCCTAAAATTGCAGCATCTCCGGATTACGAAGTTTTTGCTCCGAAAATCACAACTAAAGTTTCTCCGGGAACCACAGGAATGAAGGGGGAAATTTTGGCTAATTATGTTATTATCCCAAACAAATCAGGAGCCATCTCCATTAAAACCGAACAGTTTGCTTTCTTTGATCCATCCAGTAAAGAATATGTAGATCTTGGCCAGAAAACATTGGCTGTGAATGCATTTTCTCATGATCAGATTCTGGAAGCCCGCTCTACTGTAGAAAAGGTAAATGAGTATACCAACAATCTTTTGGAAACGGTAAATACTCCGGTTTTAAAAACGACTTCATTCAAAGTAAAAGAAAAAAGTAAGTTTCACTGGAATATCCTTTTAACTAATATTGCCATTCTGCTAAGTTTATTTATTGCTTATTTACTATTTAAAAATTGGCAAAAAAAACGTACATTAGTTAGGGAAACCGTACCGTCAAAACCCTTAGGTTCAGTGGCTGAAACCGAAAAAGAGATCCGGGAATTGATGAAAACGGATATCAATGATTATTTCGGTTACCTGGAAAATCTTAAAGATAACGGAGAGTATGAAAAGTTCTTTGTGACCTTTGAAGAATTGGATCAGGAAGTGAGAAGTCAGTATTTCCAAGGCTCTCCTATGGAGTTTAAGACTTTTCTTGAAAAGCACAAAGGATCTTCAGTAGCAGAAGACTACAGCAAACTGCAGCAGAAAGTTCAGATGGAAAAATACAATCCTGTAAAATCTACTGACGCTCTTGAGGAACTTTTGAAAACAATTGTTAATTTATATTCACAAATTAGCAAATAA
- a CDS encoding tetratricopeptide repeat protein, with protein MNTKIIFLSFIVAISFSGILFGQENYRNLVHEGNQKFDGKDYDGASSKFMEAIKSNDKDFTAHYNMGNALYKNKKYEEAKAEFEKAEKLSQTLPDKTAALHNLGNAYMQMNQPEKAADYYKKALKQDPYSEVTRKNYEIAKLKEKEKEQQKNQQNNSGKGGGGNDQNKGDDQKGDKEKQDQGSGPQNQGKGDQGDNPKQDQNNEGKLPKNLENAILDKINEKEKETARRILNKNSYSMPESNEKDW; from the coding sequence ATGAATACTAAAATCATATTTTTATCGTTTATTGTTGCCATATCCTTCTCAGGCATTTTGTTTGGGCAGGAAAACTACAGAAATTTAGTTCACGAAGGCAATCAGAAATTTGACGGTAAAGATTATGACGGAGCCTCCTCCAAGTTTATGGAAGCGATAAAATCTAATGATAAAGATTTTACCGCTCACTATAACATGGGGAATGCATTGTATAAAAATAAAAAATATGAAGAAGCGAAGGCAGAGTTTGAAAAAGCAGAAAAACTCTCACAAACCCTTCCTGATAAAACTGCCGCTCTTCATAATCTAGGGAATGCCTATATGCAGATGAATCAGCCGGAAAAGGCTGCAGATTATTACAAAAAAGCTTTGAAACAGGATCCCTACAGTGAGGTAACCAGAAAAAATTATGAGATTGCCAAGCTGAAAGAGAAAGAAAAAGAACAACAAAAAAACCAGCAAAATAACTCAGGTAAAGGTGGTGGCGGAAATGATCAGAACAAAGGGGATGATCAGAAAGGCGACAAAGAAAAGCAGGATCAGGGGAGTGGCCCACAAAACCAAGGTAAAGGTGACCAAGGTGACAATCCTAAGCAAGATCAGAATAATGAAGGCAAATTGCCAAAGAATCTTGAAAATGCGATCTTAGATAAAATAAACGAAAAAGAAAAAGAAACCGCCAGAAGAATTTTAAACAAAAATTCTTATTCGATGCCTGAAAGCAACGAGAAAGATTGGTGA
- a CDS encoding vWA domain-containing protein: MSWSLGNYWYLFLLLLLPLLASFLIRFLKWRKKKREIFAVSQFHDNLFEKSSGFTKFFPALYLLGTLFLIFSIIDLLNGSEEVKSTQKLNNVIFMLDVSNSMNAEDIDPSRLTEAKNLMLATMKKMNNDKVGIVIFAGQAMSIMPLTTDYNSAETYISGIETNSMQIQGTDFLKGMQAAAEKFKNVSKGSRKVILLSDGEDNEGNENAAIRLANKEGISITSVGVGTDEGAPVPEYVFGQLMGYKTDANGGTVISKRQTEALKKMAESTDGAYIDGNNLNEAPDRIVDAVNKKSTGAETTVKSQNANHYYQYFLAVSLLFFFLIYIFNPKKDFNV; the protein is encoded by the coding sequence ATGAGTTGGTCTTTAGGAAATTATTGGTATTTATTTTTGCTGTTGCTTCTGCCGCTGTTAGCTTCCTTTTTGATTCGTTTTTTAAAATGGAGAAAGAAGAAGAGGGAAATTTTTGCAGTCAGCCAGTTTCATGACAATTTATTCGAAAAGAGTTCGGGATTTACGAAATTTTTTCCTGCATTATACTTATTGGGAACACTGTTTCTGATATTCTCTATTATTGATCTTCTGAATGGTTCCGAAGAAGTAAAAAGTACTCAGAAGCTGAATAATGTGATCTTCATGCTGGATGTATCCAATTCTATGAATGCAGAAGATATTGATCCAAGCCGTCTTACAGAAGCCAAAAATCTGATGCTGGCGACTATGAAGAAAATGAATAATGATAAAGTAGGTATCGTCATCTTTGCCGGACAGGCGATGTCTATTATGCCTTTGACTACAGATTATAATTCTGCGGAAACTTATATCAGCGGTATTGAAACCAATTCTATGCAGATTCAGGGGACAGACTTCCTGAAAGGAATGCAGGCTGCTGCTGAGAAATTTAAAAATGTAAGCAAAGGATCCAGAAAAGTGATTCTGCTGAGTGATGGTGAAGATAATGAAGGAAATGAGAATGCAGCCATCAGATTAGCCAATAAAGAAGGGATAAGCATTACTTCCGTAGGAGTAGGGACAGACGAAGGTGCTCCGGTTCCGGAATATGTTTTCGGACAGCTGATGGGTTATAAAACGGATGCAAACGGAGGTACGGTAATTTCAAAGAGACAGACGGAAGCTTTAAAGAAAATGGCAGAATCTACAGACGGAGCTTATATTGACGGAAATAATCTGAACGAAGCTCCGGACAGAATTGTAGATGCTGTCAATAAAAAATCTACAGGTGCTGAAACCACGGTAAAATCTCAGAATGCTAATCATTATTACCAATATTTTCTTGCAGTATCTCTTCTGTTTTTCTTTTTAATTTATATTTTTAATCCTAAGAAAGATTTTAATGTATAG
- a CDS encoding VWA domain-containing protein: protein MFNFEFYNPWFLLLFLLFIPLLIKDAGRRKRKGIKVPTIKNMDHSGGIQGVLFLLKISKYIILSALIIAMARPRTFTVSQDRDDTKGVDIMLSIDVSLSMLAKDLTPDRITALKDIAVKFVQKRPNDRIGVVAYAAEAFTKVPVTSDHQVVIDEIKNLNSAGLEPGTAIGEGLSVAVNHLIKSKAKSKVVILMTDGVSNIQNAIPPQLAAELAKNNNIKVYSIGIGTNGYALMPTSQDIFGDLIFTETEVTIDENTLREIAQTTGGKYFRATSNSSLEEVYDEINQLEKSDVKVSKLYNYEEYFKIFLWIALGMLVLDALLRWVFYKILS, encoded by the coding sequence ATGTTTAATTTTGAGTTTTACAATCCGTGGTTTTTATTGCTTTTTCTGCTGTTTATCCCATTGTTGATTAAAGATGCCGGGAGACGCAAAAGAAAAGGGATAAAAGTTCCTACCATAAAAAATATGGATCATAGCGGGGGGATTCAGGGGGTGCTTTTTTTATTGAAAATTTCAAAGTACATCATTCTTTCGGCTTTGATTATTGCTATGGCAAGACCTAGAACATTCACCGTTTCTCAGGACAGAGATGATACAAAAGGAGTAGATATTATGTTATCTATTGACGTTTCATTGAGTATGCTGGCAAAAGATCTTACTCCCGACAGAATTACAGCCTTGAAAGATATTGCCGTAAAATTTGTTCAGAAACGTCCAAATGACAGGATAGGAGTAGTAGCATATGCTGCAGAAGCTTTTACGAAAGTTCCTGTTACCTCAGACCATCAGGTGGTTATTGATGAAATTAAAAACCTGAATTCGGCAGGTCTTGAACCTGGAACAGCCATCGGAGAAGGTCTTTCTGTAGCAGTGAATCATTTGATTAAAAGCAAAGCCAAAAGTAAAGTAGTCATCCTGATGACGGATGGTGTAAGCAATATTCAGAATGCTATTCCTCCGCAGCTTGCTGCTGAACTGGCAAAAAATAATAATATAAAAGTATATTCAATCGGAATCGGTACCAATGGTTATGCACTGATGCCGACATCGCAGGACATCTTTGGAGATTTGATCTTCACCGAAACGGAGGTTACTATTGATGAAAATACTTTGAGAGAAATTGCACAGACTACGGGAGGAAAGTATTTCAGAGCGACTTCCAACAGCAGTCTGGAAGAAGTATATGATGAGATCAATCAACTGGAAAAATCTGATGTAAAGGTTTCCAAACTTTACAATTATGAAGAATATTTCAAAATATTCCTTTGGATTGCATTGGGCATGTTGGTGTTGGATGCATTGTTGAGATGGGTTTTTTATAAAATTTTAAGCTGA
- a CDS encoding BatD family protein, whose amino-acid sequence MRKILLILSFLICANAFSQILSSNVEKKTIALGEINRLTIKIDNLNEQQVTSAAKNELLPFHFEETKDSIGQNANTYERKIEFAVFDEGKFTIPELEFKVGDKILKTIPYEIDVINTAQKADQINDIMNNKQVKLEAKDYWELYKFYILAALAAIALIIAIIMFIKWGRKAKDAPVVATNQTLKELDSLKKKKYIEGGNFRSFYVELIDISRTFITKQYRLPADVLLTDDLIDVMKKNNTISQDNEKVIEDVFLRGDLVKFAKTFPDQETMERDFANIRDFVKRSSKDLEFENLRKDV is encoded by the coding sequence TTGAGAAAAATACTTTTAATATTATCTTTTCTGATCTGTGCGAATGCTTTTTCACAGATATTATCCTCCAATGTAGAAAAGAAAACCATTGCTCTGGGAGAGATCAACCGTCTTACCATCAAGATTGATAATCTTAATGAGCAGCAGGTAACTTCAGCTGCCAAAAATGAGCTGCTCCCATTTCATTTTGAAGAAACCAAAGACAGCATAGGACAAAATGCCAATACTTATGAGAGAAAGATAGAATTTGCAGTTTTTGATGAAGGAAAATTTACCATTCCGGAACTGGAGTTCAAAGTGGGCGATAAAATTCTTAAAACAATTCCTTACGAAATAGATGTCATTAATACTGCTCAAAAAGCGGATCAGATTAATGATATTATGAATAATAAGCAGGTGAAATTGGAGGCGAAAGATTATTGGGAGCTTTATAAGTTTTATATTCTGGCAGCATTGGCCGCAATTGCACTTATTATTGCCATTATTATGTTCATAAAATGGGGCAGAAAAGCGAAGGATGCTCCTGTAGTGGCTACCAATCAGACTTTGAAAGAACTGGATTCTCTTAAAAAGAAAAAATATATTGAAGGTGGAAACTTCCGTTCATTTTACGTGGAACTGATCGATATTTCCAGAACTTTTATCACAAAGCAATACCGCCTTCCGGCAGACGTACTTCTTACGGATGATCTTATTGATGTCATGAAAAAGAATAATACCATTTCGCAGGACAACGAAAAAGTAATAGAAGATGTATTCCTTAGAGGAGATTTGGTGAAATTTGCCAAAACATTCCCCGACCAGGAAACAATGGAAAGAGATTTTGCCAATATCAGAGATTTTGTGAAAAGATCATCCAAAGATTTAGAATTCGAAAACTTAAGAAAGGATGTTTAA
- a CDS encoding DUF58 domain-containing protein, with the protein MQIKDIVKKVKQIEIRTRKKTEAALMGQYHSAFKGQGMTFSEVRPYQFGDEIRRIDWNKTARFREPFVKVMEEERELTMMILVDISASMDYGTKVQLKREYVAEIAASLGFSAAGNNDKVGLILFADKVYKVIPPQKGRKHILSIISTILTADYVPAESKIDKAMEYMMGIFKRKSLVFLFSDFEDEYDSKMLRVASKKHQLLGMRIYDEKDNEIPDVGYARLYDVETGKEIWANTSSARWRYTFAEAQKQKLRALEEDFANSSASFMNINTGSDYSKLLYNYFQKK; encoded by the coding sequence ATGCAGATAAAAGATATTGTAAAAAAAGTAAAGCAGATTGAAATCCGTACCAGAAAAAAGACGGAGGCTGCTTTGATGGGGCAATATCACAGTGCCTTTAAAGGGCAGGGGATGACTTTCTCGGAAGTGCGTCCGTATCAGTTTGGAGATGAAATCAGAAGAATCGACTGGAACAAAACTGCACGTTTCCGTGAGCCGTTCGTGAAAGTAATGGAAGAAGAAAGGGAGTTGACAATGATGATTCTTGTGGATATTTCCGCTTCCATGGATTATGGGACAAAAGTTCAGCTGAAAAGAGAATATGTAGCCGAAATTGCTGCCAGTTTAGGATTTTCAGCAGCCGGAAATAATGATAAAGTAGGATTGATCCTATTTGCTGATAAAGTATACAAAGTAATTCCTCCCCAGAAAGGAAGAAAACATATTCTTTCTATCATCAGTACTATCCTGACGGCAGATTATGTTCCCGCAGAATCTAAAATAGACAAAGCGATGGAATATATGATGGGGATTTTTAAAAGAAAATCTCTGGTGTTTCTGTTTTCAGATTTTGAAGATGAATATGATTCCAAAATGCTGAGAGTGGCCTCAAAGAAACATCAGCTATTGGGAATGAGGATTTATGATGAAAAAGACAATGAAATTCCTGATGTAGGATATGCCCGTTTATATGATGTGGAAACCGGAAAGGAAATATGGGCCAATACTTCCAGTGCAAGATGGCGCTATACTTTTGCAGAAGCTCAAAAACAAAAACTGAGGGCTTTGGAAGAAGATTTTGCCAACAGCTCTGCCAGTTTCATGAATATCAATACCGGTTCAGATTATTCAAAATTATTGTATAATTACTTTCAGAAAAAATAA
- a CDS encoding GNAT family N-acetyltransferase — MSDVIIRKAVQKDCASMLDLIRELAEYEKALHEVTVTLDDFTQDGFGVSPVWGAFVAEYEGKIVGISLYYDRYSTWKGRRLYLEDLVVTEKLRGKQIGKKLFDATLEYGKIQNYSGMVFQVLSWNEPAINFYKKYNTKFDNEWLNVSIELKD, encoded by the coding sequence ATGAGTGATGTTATAATCAGAAAGGCAGTTCAGAAGGATTGTGCTTCCATGCTGGATTTAATCCGAGAATTAGCGGAATATGAAAAAGCACTGCATGAAGTAACGGTAACACTGGATGATTTTACGCAGGACGGCTTTGGTGTTTCACCTGTTTGGGGAGCCTTTGTGGCAGAATATGAAGGCAAGATTGTGGGAATATCATTATATTATGACAGATATTCAACATGGAAGGGAAGAAGATTGTATCTTGAAGATCTTGTAGTAACGGAAAAGCTAAGAGGAAAACAAATAGGAAAAAAATTATTTGATGCCACACTGGAATATGGTAAAATCCAGAATTACAGCGGAATGGTCTTCCAGGTATTAAGCTGGAACGAACCGGCAATCAATTTTTATAAAAAATACAATACAAAGTTTGATAACGAATGGTTGAATGTTTCCATTGAGTTAAAAGATTAA
- a CDS encoding AAA family ATPase, with translation MSEIYQAEDIRQLTEKVKEKNYLFSLLRQEINKVIIGQEYMIDRLLVGLLGNGHVLLEGVPGLAKTLAIKTLADAVHGEFSRIQFTPDLLPADVVGTMIFNIKDNDFSIKKGPVFANFVLADEINRAPAKVQSALLEVMQEKQVTIGDETMKLPKPFLVLATQNPIDQEGTYLLPEAQSDRFMLKCTIDYPAFEDERQVMRMVSTSHQPTVKPVIALQDIVDAKELINQIYLDEKIEKYILDMVFATRYPENYGLSELKNYISFGASPRASINLAIASRAYAFLKGRAFVIPEDVKALAKDVLRHRMGLTFEAEAEEVTTEEIINRILAKIQAP, from the coding sequence ATGTCAGAGATATATCAAGCTGAAGATATCCGCCAATTGACGGAAAAAGTAAAGGAAAAAAACTACTTATTTTCTCTTCTGAGACAGGAAATCAACAAAGTTATTATTGGACAGGAATACATGATAGACCGACTTTTGGTAGGACTTCTTGGGAATGGTCACGTTCTTTTGGAAGGAGTGCCGGGATTGGCTAAAACTCTCGCAATAAAAACGCTGGCTGATGCTGTTCATGGTGAGTTTTCAAGGATCCAGTTTACCCCGGATTTACTTCCTGCGGATGTAGTGGGAACCATGATTTTTAATATCAAAGACAATGATTTCTCTATAAAAAAAGGACCTGTATTTGCCAACTTTGTTTTGGCGGATGAGATCAACCGTGCACCAGCAAAAGTACAGTCGGCTCTTTTAGAGGTAATGCAGGAAAAACAAGTGACAATTGGTGATGAAACAATGAAGCTTCCAAAACCGTTTTTGGTGTTGGCGACGCAGAACCCTATTGATCAGGAAGGAACTTACCTGCTGCCCGAAGCACAAAGCGACCGTTTCATGCTGAAGTGTACTATTGATTATCCGGCTTTCGAAGATGAAAGACAGGTGATGAGAATGGTTTCAACGTCACATCAGCCGACAGTGAAACCTGTGATTGCCCTTCAAGACATTGTAGATGCTAAAGAATTGATCAACCAGATTTATCTGGACGAGAAAATTGAAAAATATATTCTGGATATGGTTTTCGCAACACGTTATCCTGAAAATTATGGTCTTTCTGAACTTAAAAATTATATCAGTTTCGGAGCTTCACCAAGAGCTTCTATTAACCTTGCGATCGCATCAAGAGCCTATGCATTCCTGAAAGGAAGAGCTTTTGTGATTCCTGAAGATGTAAAAGCACTGGCAAAAGATGTATTAAGACACAGAATGGGCTTAACTTTTGAGGCTGAAGCGGAAGAAGTGACCACAGAAGAGATCATCAACAGAATTTTAGCAAAAATCCAGGCACCGTAA
- a CDS encoding DinB family protein: protein MNYHFQAHRQVRKNLLDVLQNTSHEDLILIPDGFNNNIYWNIAHTVATQQLLHYYLSGNPFRIDKYWIETYKKGTLPNLNVQKSEVEDLEFLLTETSKILMKDYDSDFFSDYTPYTTSFGMDLKSIQDAIIFNNMHESLHYGYVLAQKRAILGEKGR, encoded by the coding sequence ATGAATTATCATTTTCAAGCGCACAGACAGGTAAGAAAGAACCTTTTAGACGTACTTCAGAACACCTCTCATGAAGATCTGATTCTGATTCCGGATGGTTTCAATAACAATATCTACTGGAATATTGCCCATACAGTTGCTACACAGCAGCTTCTGCATTATTACCTGAGTGGAAACCCTTTCCGTATTGATAAATACTGGATTGAAACCTATAAAAAAGGTACTTTACCCAACTTAAATGTTCAGAAATCTGAAGTAGAAGATCTTGAATTTTTACTGACAGAAACTTCTAAGATTTTAATGAAGGATTATGACAGTGATTTCTTTTCAGACTATACTCCATATACTACTAGTTTCGGAATGGATCTGAAAAGTATTCAGGATGCCATTATCTTCAACAACATGCACGAAAGTCTTCACTACGGGTATGTGCTGGCACAGAAAAGAGCAATTTTAGGGGAAAAAGGGAGATAG
- the rlmB gene encoding 23S rRNA (guanosine(2251)-2'-O)-methyltransferase RlmB translates to MTDKKDDFIFGLRPVIEAIEAGKTIDKIFVQNALQGPIYAELKAILAKNKIRPNYVPVEKLNRFTRKNHQGVVAFISDVPFHKVEDIVPQLFEQGKTPFLLILDRLTDVRNFGAICRTAECVGIDAVIIPEKGAAPINSDAIKTSAGGIYNIKICKENNLAHTVDFLQQSGISVYAASEKAQKLIYDVNFTEPCAIVMGNEETGISKEVLHHADEKIKLPIEGKTQSLNVSVACGAILYEAVRQKMAVIPNP, encoded by the coding sequence ATGACAGATAAAAAAGACGATTTTATTTTCGGGCTGCGTCCCGTGATTGAAGCCATTGAAGCAGGAAAAACTATTGACAAGATCTTTGTGCAAAATGCACTTCAGGGTCCTATTTATGCTGAATTAAAAGCCATTTTAGCTAAAAATAAAATCCGTCCCAATTATGTTCCGGTTGAAAAACTAAACCGTTTTACAAGAAAAAACCACCAGGGTGTGGTTGCTTTTATCTCGGATGTACCGTTTCATAAAGTGGAGGATATTGTTCCGCAATTATTTGAACAGGGGAAAACTCCTTTTCTTTTGATTTTGGACAGACTTACTGACGTAAGAAACTTCGGAGCGATCTGCAGAACGGCAGAATGTGTAGGAATTGATGCCGTTATCATTCCGGAAAAAGGGGCAGCTCCTATCAACTCAGATGCTATAAAAACGTCTGCAGGAGGTATTTATAACATTAAAATATGTAAAGAAAACAACCTGGCACACACTGTAGACTTCCTTCAGCAAAGCGGAATTTCTGTATATGCTGCTAGCGAAAAAGCTCAGAAATTAATCTATGACGTGAACTTCACAGAACCATGCGCGATTGTAATGGGAAATGAAGAAACCGGAATTTCCAAGGAAGTTCTGCATCATGCTGACGAAAAAATAAAACTTCCTATTGAAGGAAAAACTCAATCTCTGAATGTTTCTGTAGCATGTGGGGCGATTTTGTATGAAGCGGTAAGACAGAAAATGGCCGTGATACCCAATCCTTAA
- a CDS encoding serine hydrolase domain-containing protein — MKIKTLLPLFFASFLLNAQTKNTATDNRLVTELDKMVQKEALAYMQSPARVGISIGIIKDGKSYFYNYGTTEIGKSELPTSQSLYEIASITKTFTGTLLAHALVDGKIKMDDDIRKYLIGNYPNLEFEKHPITIGNLTNHSSGLPQFLPDQSETFKKPMDSVAMALADFYKNYSKKKFYEDLHQAKIDFVPGTQYKYSNVGTQITGDILEKVYHKSYGELLSEYITKPLKMNHTIVGTNSAQLLACYNEKGKVMPRNFTSIFAPAGGIVTNTEDLVKYMQYHLNESDKYVKASHTPLVKSEGDAIGLYWRVHTYEDGTQTVYHTGGTFGFSSVLQIYPSKNMGVVVLSNESDGESQGKLQDIADSILRNSSKK, encoded by the coding sequence ATGAAAATAAAAACACTTTTACCATTATTTTTTGCATCATTCCTATTGAATGCACAGACAAAAAATACCGCTACAGATAACCGTCTTGTTACAGAACTTGATAAGATGGTTCAGAAAGAAGCTCTTGCCTATATGCAAAGTCCTGCCCGTGTAGGAATTTCAATAGGTATTATTAAAGATGGTAAAAGCTATTTTTATAATTACGGAACCACTGAAATCGGAAAATCTGAACTTCCTACTTCCCAAAGTCTCTACGAGATTGCATCCATCACCAAAACATTTACAGGAACTCTTCTTGCACATGCTTTAGTAGACGGAAAAATTAAAATGGATGATGATATCCGGAAATATTTAATTGGAAATTATCCTAATCTTGAATTTGAAAAGCATCCAATAACAATTGGTAATCTTACCAATCATTCATCAGGATTGCCGCAGTTTTTACCGGATCAGTCTGAGACTTTTAAAAAACCGATGGATTCTGTTGCCATGGCACTGGCCGATTTTTATAAAAATTATTCAAAAAAGAAGTTTTATGAAGATCTTCATCAGGCTAAAATAGATTTTGTACCGGGAACACAATATAAATATTCCAATGTAGGAACACAGATTACGGGAGATATCCTTGAAAAAGTATATCATAAAAGCTACGGAGAACTGCTTTCAGAATATATCACAAAGCCTCTGAAAATGAATCATACCATTGTTGGTACGAATTCTGCACAGCTATTGGCTTGCTATAACGAAAAAGGTAAGGTAATGCCCAGGAATTTCACATCCATTTTTGCTCCGGCAGGCGGAATTGTGACCAATACAGAAGATTTGGTGAAATACATGCAGTACCATCTGAATGAAAGTGACAAGTATGTAAAAGCCTCACATACACCTCTTGTAAAGAGTGAAGGAGATGCAATTGGGCTGTACTGGAGAGTACATACCTATGAAGACGGCACCCAAACCGTTTATCATACAGGAGGTACATTTGGTTTTTCAAGCGTGCTTCAGATTTATCCTTCAAAAAATATGGGCGTTGTAGTATTGTCCAATGAATCGGATGGTGAGTCTCAGGGAAAACTGCAGGATATTGCCGATAGTATATTAAGAAATAGTAGTAAAAAATAA